In Bacteroidia bacterium, one genomic interval encodes:
- the hflX gene encoding GTPase HflX, whose translation MKEKTVFKPLTDVKERAVLVGVILKDQPVEQEMEYLDELAFLAETAGAQTLKSFTQKLDHTEPRTFVGSGKLAEINEYIKANEINLAVFDDELSPSQQRNIEKVLQIKVLDRTQLILDIFARRARTAQAQVQVELAQYQYLMPRLTRMWTHLEKQQGGIGNRGPGEKEIETDRRIVRDRLSKLRERLKEIEKQGFNQRKARGNMVRVALVGYTNVGKSTIMNLLSKSDVFAENKLFATLDTTVRKVVFDNIPFLLSDTVGFIRKLPHHLVESFKSTLDEVREADILIHVIDVSHPNFEAHIDVVNHMLQELGSADKPVIQVFNKIDAFSYVEKETDDLTPMTHENISLEDLRKTWMNKGKVATIFISATEKENIAELRKILLNKVKAIHLQRYPNK comes from the coding sequence ATGAAAGAAAAAACCGTTTTCAAACCTCTTACAGATGTTAAGGAGCGCGCTGTTTTAGTAGGTGTAATTTTGAAAGATCAGCCTGTAGAACAGGAGATGGAATATCTCGATGAACTGGCTTTTCTTGCAGAAACTGCCGGAGCGCAAACATTAAAGTCTTTTACTCAGAAATTAGACCATACCGAACCACGGACCTTTGTGGGTTCAGGTAAACTGGCAGAAATCAATGAGTATATTAAAGCTAATGAAATAAATCTTGCAGTTTTCGATGATGAGTTATCGCCTTCGCAGCAACGCAACATTGAAAAAGTATTGCAGATAAAAGTTTTAGACAGGACACAACTCATTCTCGATATTTTTGCACGAAGGGCGCGCACAGCACAGGCACAAGTGCAGGTAGAGTTGGCACAATATCAGTATCTGATGCCACGCCTCACACGCATGTGGACACACCTCGAGAAACAGCAGGGAGGAATCGGCAACCGTGGTCCCGGTGAAAAAGAAATTGAAACAGACAGGCGTATTGTTCGCGACCGACTGAGCAAGCTCCGGGAGCGTTTGAAAGAAATAGAGAAGCAAGGCTTTAATCAGCGTAAAGCAAGAGGCAATATGGTTCGTGTGGCATTGGTGGGTTATACCAATGTAGGCAAGTCCACAATCATGAATCTGCTTAGTAAATCAGATGTTTTTGCCGAAAACAAACTCTTTGCAACATTAGATACTACAGTAAGGAAAGTAGTGTTTGACAATATTCCCTTTTTATTGAGTGATACGGTTGGATTTATCCGCAAGTTGCCACATCATCTGGTAGAATCGTTTAAGTCAACACTTGACGAGGTGCGCGAAGCCGATATTCTAATTCATGTTATAGATGTTTCGCATCCTAATTTTGAAGCACATATTGATGTTGTCAACCACATGCTGCAAGAACTTGGCTCAGCAGACAAACCGGTCATACAGGTGTTTAATAAAATAGATGCGTTTTCTTATGTTGAAAAGGAAACAGATGACCTGACTCCAATGACACACGAAAATATTTCGTTAGAAGATTTGAGAAAAACATGGATGAACAAAGGCAAAGTAGCTACAATTTTTATATCTGCTACAGAGAAGGAAAACATTGCCGAGTTACGTAAAATTTTACTCAACAAGGTGAAGGCTATTCACCTGCAGCGTTATCCAAATAAATAG
- a CDS encoding SirB2 family protein: MYTGILHTHTLVVSLFIVLYLIKATLLVLNKHAALDNFVKKTKVAEMIISTLFLLTGVYLAVNTGNKGTWLWVKLFVIACTIPLAIIAFKKKNSSLALISLMALIYAYGISETKSISMKKADTSVNTAGLEGVAAGKVIFESKCQSCHGADGKLGLSGAKDLTQSALSAPQKIDIITNGKKTMAAYKDQLTQEQITAVAEYVQTLK, translated from the coding sequence ATGTACACAGGAATTTTACACACACACACACTTGTTGTTTCACTGTTTATTGTTTTATACCTCATTAAAGCAACCTTGTTAGTGTTAAACAAGCATGCAGCATTAGACAACTTTGTTAAGAAAACAAAGGTTGCAGAAATGATTATCAGTACCTTGTTTTTATTGACAGGAGTTTATCTTGCTGTAAATACCGGCAACAAGGGCACATGGCTGTGGGTTAAATTGTTCGTTATTGCTTGTACCATTCCGCTTGCAATTATTGCATTTAAAAAGAAAAACAGTTCATTGGCATTAATTTCACTCATGGCATTAATTTATGCTTATGGTATTTCGGAAACAAAATCCATATCCATGAAGAAAGCAGATACATCAGTAAATACTGCAGGATTGGAAGGTGTTGCTGCAGGTAAAGTTATTTTTGAAAGCAAATGCCAGTCTTGTCATGGTGCAGATGGAAAATTGGGGTTGAGTGGAGCCAAAGATCTTACACAATCTGCATTGTCTGCCCCGCAAAAGATTGATATCATTACCAATGGAAAGAAAACAATGGCTGCCTATAAAGATCAATTGACACAAGAGCAAATTACTGCCGTTGCAGAATATGTTCAGACACTGAAATAA